A genome region from Sebaldella sp. S0638 includes the following:
- a CDS encoding S41 family peptidase yields the protein MKNKKYVLLTTIMVILLSLPILCSTTAAKKTDAKTDNTKQQQAAVSEPAGYFKDSANLNKITNIINIVQQKFVGKKNPTKQELYEYAMTGIVNGLDDPYSEYLTKKDLESFTEDLDGEYVGVGMSIDKKKDAPLVVVSPFIGSPAAKAGMKIGDKVIKVDKTDIIPLNATETVNLLKGKQGTKVDVEVVREGVKNPFVVTIIRDTIKLEMVESKMLPDQIGYVSLLKFGNHTGAELKKHIEQLQSQGMKGLILDLRSNPGGSLKEAQDISSLFITQDLVVYLKYKNGQETRYNRTMPNLGNFPLIILVNGGSASASEIVTGAIKDYKRGTIIGQKTFGKGIVQEVMPLEGGDAIKLTVAQYFTPNGNYIHEKGIEPDIKVDMEEVLSIKGYANDSEEARQNRMKEIRTYLEKEKGKEETDKIITAGDVQLKRAVEEMEKKIK from the coding sequence ATGAAAAATAAAAAATATGTGTTATTGACTACAATAATGGTTATATTATTGAGTCTTCCAATTTTGTGCAGCACAACAGCGGCAAAAAAAACTGACGCCAAAACTGATAATACAAAGCAGCAGCAGGCAGCAGTTTCAGAACCTGCAGGTTATTTTAAGGATTCAGCAAATCTGAATAAAATTACTAATATTATAAATATCGTACAGCAAAAATTCGTCGGGAAGAAAAATCCCACAAAACAAGAGCTTTATGAGTATGCTATGACAGGAATAGTAAACGGGCTGGATGACCCGTATTCTGAATATCTTACAAAAAAAGACCTTGAAAGTTTTACTGAAGACCTTGACGGTGAGTATGTGGGAGTAGGAATGTCAATTGACAAGAAAAAAGATGCTCCGCTTGTGGTAGTATCTCCGTTTATAGGGAGTCCGGCTGCTAAAGCAGGTATGAAAATCGGTGATAAAGTAATAAAAGTAGACAAAACAGATATCATACCATTAAATGCTACTGAAACAGTAAATCTGTTAAAAGGTAAACAGGGAACAAAAGTGGATGTGGAAGTAGTCAGAGAAGGCGTAAAAAATCCTTTTGTGGTAACAATAATAAGAGATACAATTAAGCTTGAGATGGTAGAAAGCAAAATGCTTCCGGATCAGATAGGCTATGTGAGTCTTCTTAAATTTGGAAACCATACAGGTGCAGAATTGAAAAAGCATATAGAGCAGCTTCAGTCTCAGGGAATGAAAGGTCTTATACTTGATTTGAGATCAAATCCGGGAGGATCGCTGAAAGAAGCTCAGGACATAAGTTCATTATTTATAACACAGGATCTTGTGGTATATTTGAAGTATAAAAACGGTCAGGAAACAAGATATAACAGAACAATGCCTAATCTTGGGAATTTTCCTCTTATAATCCTTGTAAACGGAGGAAGTGCGTCAGCATCTGAAATAGTTACAGGAGCAATAAAAGACTATAAAAGAGGAACAATTATAGGACAGAAAACTTTTGGTAAGGGAATAGTGCAGGAAGTAATGCCGCTTGAAGGCGGAGACGCAATAAAGCTTACGGTTGCACAATACTTTACACCAAACGGTAACTATATACATGAAAAAGGAATAGAGCCTGATATAAAAGTAGATATGGAAGAAGTTCTTTCAATAAAAGGTTATGCTAATGACAGTGAAGAAGCAAGACAAAACAGAATGAAAGAAATAAGAACATATCTGGAAAAAGAAAAAGGAAAAGAAGAAACTGACAAAATAATAACAGCAGGAGACGTGCAGTTAAAAAGAGCAGTAGAAGAGATGGAGAAAAAGATAAAATAG
- a CDS encoding divergent PAP2 family protein yields the protein MSTGIIFGNRILDVAVIACFAAQFYKVFSPLFMGRKASWVRLFQTGGMPSSHASTVVALVTSIVLLKGMASAEFAISMVFASIVLYDATGIRRAAGEHAKALNRLVKSIEHKDDFEKIEANFKEFLGHTPMEVFWGCVLGLIIGVAFKGYLLG from the coding sequence ATGTCTACGGGGATTATTTTTGGAAATAGGATATTGGATGTGGCAGTAATAGCCTGCTTTGCTGCACAGTTTTACAAGGTATTTTCTCCCCTTTTTATGGGGAGAAAAGCCAGCTGGGTCAGACTCTTTCAGACGGGAGGTATGCCTAGTTCACACGCATCAACTGTGGTTGCGCTGGTTACTTCCATAGTTCTGCTGAAAGGGATGGCTTCAGCGGAATTCGCCATATCAATGGTTTTTGCAAGTATAGTGCTTTATGATGCAACAGGAATAAGAAGGGCAGCTGGTGAACATGCCAAAGCTCTGAACAGGCTTGTAAAAAGCATAGAGCATAAAGATGATTTTGAGAAAATAGAGGCAAACTTTAAGGAGTTCTTGGGACATACACCTATGGAAGTATTCTGGGGGTGTGTTTTGGGACTAATTATAGGAGTTGCATTTAAAGGATATCTTTTAGGATAA
- a CDS encoding TlyA family RNA methyltransferase translates to MKRRLDTYLVEEGYFDSREKAKREIMLGNVIINEQAVTKAGTMIKDNQELNIRIKEKLKYVSRGGLKLERALEYWSLDFNNKKVLDIGASTGGFTDCALQNGADFVYGVDVGKNQLDWRLRNDKRVKSLEEMHIKDLTIDDINNEKTDYIVIDVSFISLTSVFKYFKKFLKDDGKIIALIKPQFEVGKDKIGKNGIVKEEEYRDEAIKSVIKEALACGFKVLEVIESPITGTKGNIEYLSLFEPIL, encoded by the coding sequence ATGAAAAGAAGACTAGATACGTATCTTGTGGAGGAAGGTTATTTTGACAGCAGAGAAAAAGCTAAAAGAGAAATAATGCTTGGAAATGTAATCATAAACGAGCAGGCAGTCACCAAAGCAGGAACAATGATTAAAGATAATCAGGAACTTAATATAAGGATCAAGGAGAAATTGAAATATGTAAGCAGAGGTGGTCTGAAGCTGGAAAGAGCCTTGGAATACTGGAGTCTTGATTTTAATAATAAAAAAGTTCTGGATATAGGAGCTTCTACTGGTGGTTTCACAGACTGTGCCTTACAGAACGGAGCAGATTTTGTATACGGCGTGGATGTAGGGAAAAATCAGCTTGACTGGAGACTTCGAAATGACAAAAGGGTGAAATCCCTTGAGGAAATGCACATAAAGGATCTTACTATAGATGATATAAATAATGAAAAGACGGATTACATTGTGATAGATGTTTCATTTATATCACTCACATCTGTTTTTAAATATTTCAAAAAATTCCTGAAAGACGACGGAAAAATTATAGCACTGATAAAACCTCAGTTTGAAGTGGGAAAAGATAAAATCGGGAAAAACGGAATAGTTAAAGAAGAGGAATATCGTGATGAAGCAATAAAAAGTGTAATAAAAGAAGCACTGGCATGCGGATTTAAAGTGCTTGAGGTAATAGAGTCGCCGATTACGGGGACAAAAGGAAATATAGAATATTTATCTTTATTTGAGCCAATACTTTGA
- a CDS encoding DUF368 domain-containing protein → MLSNFTKGIVIGIGAILPGISGGSLAVIFGLYEKLIHSVSNFFKDPKKNFIFLAVVGSGACLGIVLFSNVQKFLFTHYEIPTMFSLCGLFLGTIPGLFKQANKNGFSVFCLIPFFIAFAVSIFFSLAGNSDMEVETEDFYLNFRNFLYIFITGVIMAGPLVIPGISGTVLLMLIGAYGIFLQMIADIKYIFLFPFVSKSMHGEIINNILILIPLCLGLAAGALLFSKLMDFLFKKSYSFTYYAVLGFMLGSVPELIPGYSGNFFVYITGILLFLAGLVLSLKFNAKYSG, encoded by the coding sequence ATGCTTTCTAATTTTACAAAAGGAATAGTTATTGGCATAGGTGCCATACTTCCGGGAATAAGCGGCGGTTCTCTTGCTGTTATATTCGGACTTTATGAAAAACTCATACACTCTGTAAGCAATTTTTTCAAAGATCCGAAGAAAAATTTTATTTTCCTTGCTGTTGTTGGTTCCGGAGCCTGTCTTGGAATAGTTTTATTCAGCAATGTTCAAAAGTTTCTGTTTACCCATTATGAAATACCTACGATGTTTTCACTCTGCGGACTTTTTCTGGGTACCATACCGGGACTTTTCAAGCAGGCTAATAAAAACGGGTTCTCTGTTTTCTGCCTTATCCCGTTTTTTATTGCATTTGCAGTTTCTATATTTTTTTCTTTAGCAGGAAACAGTGATATGGAAGTAGAAACTGAAGATTTTTATCTGAATTTCAGGAACTTCTTATATATATTTATTACAGGTGTCATAATGGCAGGGCCCTTGGTAATTCCGGGGATCAGCGGAACAGTTCTTCTTATGCTTATAGGAGCATACGGAATTTTTCTGCAAATGATTGCAGATATAAAATATATTTTTCTGTTTCCTTTTGTCTCAAAATCTATGCACGGAGAAATTATCAATAATATTTTGATTCTGATTCCTCTTTGTCTGGGTCTTGCAGCAGGTGCCTTATTGTTTTCAAAATTAATGGATTTTCTGTTTAAAAAATCATACAGTTTTACATATTATGCAGTTTTGGGATTTATGCTCGGGTCTGTTCCTGAACTGATTCCAGGGTATTCCGGGAATTTCTTCGTTTATATTACAGGAATCCTGCTGTTTTTAGCCGGACTTGTTCTTTCCTTGAAATTCAATGCTAAATATAGCGGGTGA
- a CDS encoding calcium-translocating P-type ATPase, SERCA-type has translation MEKKNWYNLSVEDTVNLLNTNLTEGLTESQVAEKVETYGYNELKQGKKKTFLQKFLAQFKDTMIIILILAAVISGVVGILESKEPVTSVLDFLGKISDSFIILLIVIVNAVIGVLQENKAEKSLEALKKLSSPVSKVLRGGQILMLPGKELVPGDVVILDTGDYIPADLRLFEAANLKIEEASLTGESVPVEKITAVIEETDIPLGDRDNLAFSASLVSYGRGKGIVVETGMNTEVGKIAAILDSTEVTQTPLQKRLDKLGKMLGIAAIVICVLMFIIGSSYGKEPMHLFLSAVSLAVAAIPEGLPAIATIVLAIGVQRMVTKHAIVKRLPCVETLGSTTVVCSDKTGTLTQNKMTVEKIYFNNNTVDVANISALDDELRLLITSIVLCNDSKIITEDEKTKVTGDPTETALVDLGLKFSLDKDDLENSELRIDEIPFDSERKLMSTVNKDTKTNTVKVYTKGAVDELLKRCNRILINNEVRELTEKDTAEILKANTDMAENALRVLGTAYKETSSESADNAETELIYIGMVGMIDPPRPEVKSAIEKCKTAGIKTVMITGDHKITASAIASALGILENDDEAITGADVEKMTDQELENRVKSISVYARVSPEHKVRIVKAWQKHGDIVAMTGDGVNDAPALKTADIGAAMGIVGTDVSKEAADIILTDDNFATIISAVEEGRRIYDNILKAIQFLISSNIGEIIVLFFATLVNWVEPLIPIHILWVNLITDSLPALALSFDPAEDNIMKRSPIPANTGIFTKGMIYRIGYQGTMIGILTLIAYRIGIHEDPSNIILGQTMAFAVLSLSQLVHVFNIRSKTNSIFKTGIFNNKYLVYAVLCSFVLMLAVLFVPFLQDIFNVVTLSGRDTLIVVVLSFMPIVIVELLKLFRLNSFKDEN, from the coding sequence ATGGAAAAAAAGAACTGGTATAATCTTTCCGTTGAAGATACTGTAAATCTGCTGAATACTAATCTTACAGAAGGTCTCACAGAATCACAGGTTGCAGAAAAAGTGGAAACTTACGGATATAATGAATTAAAGCAGGGAAAGAAAAAGACTTTTCTTCAAAAATTTCTTGCTCAGTTTAAAGATACGATGATTATTATTTTGATACTTGCAGCTGTAATATCAGGAGTGGTAGGTATTCTTGAAAGTAAAGAGCCTGTAACGTCTGTTCTTGATTTTCTGGGAAAAATAAGCGATTCTTTTATTATATTGTTAATTGTTATAGTAAATGCTGTTATAGGTGTTTTGCAGGAAAATAAAGCTGAGAAGTCACTTGAAGCCTTGAAAAAACTCAGTTCTCCTGTTTCCAAAGTATTAAGAGGCGGACAGATACTCATGCTTCCCGGAAAAGAACTGGTTCCCGGAGATGTGGTAATACTCGATACAGGTGATTATATTCCTGCTGATCTGAGACTTTTTGAAGCTGCTAATCTGAAAATAGAAGAAGCTTCGCTGACAGGAGAATCTGTTCCTGTGGAAAAAATAACTGCTGTTATAGAGGAAACGGACATTCCTCTTGGAGACAGAGATAACCTCGCATTTTCAGCCAGTCTTGTTTCATACGGGCGTGGAAAAGGTATTGTTGTAGAAACGGGAATGAATACAGAAGTAGGGAAAATAGCCGCTATATTGGACTCTACAGAAGTTACACAGACTCCTCTGCAGAAAAGACTTGATAAACTAGGAAAAATGCTAGGAATTGCCGCCATTGTGATCTGTGTGCTTATGTTTATTATAGGAAGCAGTTATGGAAAAGAGCCTATGCACTTATTCCTGTCAGCAGTGAGTCTTGCTGTTGCTGCGATACCCGAGGGTCTTCCTGCTATTGCTACCATTGTACTTGCTATTGGTGTACAGAGAATGGTTACAAAGCATGCCATTGTAAAAAGACTCCCTTGTGTAGAAACGCTGGGAAGTACCACTGTGGTGTGTTCTGATAAAACCGGTACCCTTACACAAAATAAAATGACTGTGGAAAAAATATATTTTAATAATAATACTGTTGATGTGGCAAATATCAGTGCGTTAGATGATGAATTGAGACTTCTTATTACTTCAATTGTTCTCTGCAATGATTCCAAGATAATTACCGAGGATGAAAAAACAAAGGTGACGGGTGATCCTACAGAGACTGCACTAGTAGATTTAGGGTTAAAGTTTTCCCTTGATAAAGATGATCTTGAGAACAGTGAACTGAGAATTGACGAGATTCCTTTTGATTCTGAAAGAAAGCTTATGTCTACAGTTAATAAAGATACAAAAACAAACACTGTAAAAGTTTATACCAAAGGTGCCGTTGACGAGCTTCTGAAAAGATGTAACAGAATACTTATAAATAATGAAGTAAGAGAACTAACAGAAAAAGATACTGCTGAAATCCTGAAAGCCAATACCGATATGGCTGAAAATGCTTTAAGAGTATTAGGGACAGCTTATAAGGAAACAAGCAGCGAATCTGCAGATAATGCGGAAACTGAACTAATATATATTGGTATGGTAGGAATGATAGATCCTCCAAGACCGGAAGTAAAATCTGCTATTGAAAAATGTAAAACTGCCGGTATAAAAACGGTTATGATCACAGGTGACCATAAGATAACTGCTTCTGCTATTGCCAGTGCTTTAGGTATTCTGGAAAATGACGATGAGGCAATTACAGGTGCCGATGTGGAGAAAATGACAGATCAGGAACTTGAAAACAGAGTAAAAAGTATTTCAGTATATGCCAGAGTTTCGCCTGAGCATAAAGTAAGAATAGTTAAAGCGTGGCAGAAACACGGAGATATCGTAGCCATGACAGGTGACGGTGTTAATGATGCACCAGCTCTGAAAACTGCTGATATAGGTGCTGCCATGGGAATAGTGGGAACTGATGTTTCCAAAGAAGCTGCTGATATTATACTTACAGATGATAATTTTGCTACTATTATTTCTGCTGTAGAAGAAGGAAGAAGAATTTACGATAATATTCTAAAAGCTATACAGTTCCTTATTTCCAGCAATATCGGAGAAATTATCGTATTATTCTTTGCCACTCTTGTAAACTGGGTGGAACCGTTAATCCCTATACATATTTTGTGGGTAAACCTGATCACGGACAGCCTTCCGGCGCTTGCTCTGAGTTTTGACCCCGCAGAGGACAATATTATGAAAAGATCACCTATTCCGGCGAATACGGGAATCTTTACCAAAGGTATGATCTACAGAATTGGTTATCAGGGTACCATGATTGGTATACTTACACTTATTGCATACAGAATCGGTATACACGAGGATCCTTCCAATATTATCCTCGGGCAGACTATGGCATTTGCTGTTCTGAGTCTTTCACAGCTTGTGCATGTATTTAATATAAGATCAAAAACAAATTCCATATTTAAAACAGGAATATTTAACAATAAATATCTGGTTTATGCTGTATTATGTTCATTTGTACTTATGCTTGCAGTATTATTTGTTCCGTTTTTACAGGATATATTCAATGTAGTTACTCTGTCAGGAAGAGATACTCTGATTGTTGTGGTTTTATCCTTCATGCCGATAGTGATTGTAGAATTACTGAAACTATTCAGACTAAATTCATTTAAGGATGAGAATTAA
- the ylqF gene encoding ribosome biogenesis GTPase YlqF — translation MSINWYPGHMKKTKETIAENLKIVDLVIEVLDARIPLSSKNPDISKLAKNKKRLTVLNKVDLADEREVENWKEYFIKNDISDYVLAISAEKGTNLNELKKIVDEIYIEKLEKAKKKGLRKTEVRALIAGIPNVGKSKLINKFAGKTKARVGDKPGFTRGKQWVKASDKLELLDTPGVLWPKFDDPEVGYSLAITGSIKDDILPIEEVASVFIDRMRRTGRLSQLVKVYNLETEIEDKENHEILEILEERLGIIKKEETNYNKVSRFLLRDYRSGKIGKFSLETTE, via the coding sequence ATGAGTATAAATTGGTACCCCGGTCATATGAAAAAAACAAAGGAAACAATTGCAGAAAATCTGAAAATTGTAGATCTGGTAATAGAGGTACTGGATGCAAGGATTCCTCTTTCGAGTAAGAATCCTGATATTTCCAAGCTTGCAAAGAATAAGAAAAGGCTTACAGTACTGAATAAAGTGGATCTCGCTGATGAAAGAGAAGTAGAGAACTGGAAAGAGTATTTTATAAAAAATGATATTTCCGACTATGTTCTGGCGATTAGTGCTGAAAAGGGAACTAATTTGAATGAATTAAAAAAAATAGTGGATGAAATATATATTGAAAAATTAGAGAAAGCTAAGAAAAAAGGGCTTAGGAAAACAGAAGTAAGAGCTCTTATAGCCGGGATTCCCAATGTGGGTAAGTCGAAGCTGATAAATAAATTCGCAGGGAAGACGAAAGCCAGAGTGGGAGATAAGCCCGGATTTACAAGAGGGAAACAGTGGGTAAAAGCGAGTGATAAACTGGAACTCTTGGATACTCCCGGAGTTTTATGGCCGAAGTTTGATGATCCTGAGGTAGGATACAGTCTGGCAATTACTGGTTCTATTAAAGATGATATACTGCCAATAGAAGAAGTAGCATCAGTTTTTATAGACAGAATGAGAAGAACAGGCAGACTGAGTCAACTGGTGAAGGTTTATAATCTAGAAACAGAGATCGAAGATAAGGAAAATCATGAAATACTCGAAATTCTTGAGGAAAGATTAGGGATAATAAAAAAAGAAGAAACAAATTATAATAAAGTTTCGCGTTTTCTGTTAAGAGATTACAGAAGCGGGAAAATAGGGAAGTTTTCTTTGGAAACAACAGAATAA
- the rsmI gene encoding 16S rRNA (cytidine(1402)-2'-O)-methyltransferase — MLYIVGTPIGNMEDMTYRAVKTLESVDYIFSEDTRVSRKLLDHYEIKNTLYQYHEHNKSHQIENIINLLKDGKNIALITDAGMPCISDPGYELVDEAHKNDIKVVTIPGPSSIIAGASISGMNLRRMAYEGFLPKKKGRQTLFNKLKEEERTIIILESPNRILKTLKDINEYLGNRYVVITRELTKIYEEVIRGNVTDLIYRIEKKPLKGEIVLLIKSKKEEEE; from the coding sequence ATGCTGTATATAGTGGGGACGCCTATTGGAAATATGGAAGATATGACATACAGAGCCGTAAAAACTCTGGAAAGTGTGGATTATATCTTTTCGGAAGATACAAGGGTAAGCAGAAAGTTACTGGATCATTATGAAATAAAAAATACTCTTTATCAATATCATGAGCATAATAAAAGTCATCAGATAGAAAATATAATAAATCTTCTGAAAGATGGTAAAAATATCGCATTGATAACAGACGCAGGGATGCCGTGTATTTCAGATCCGGGTTATGAGCTGGTAGATGAAGCACATAAAAATGATATAAAAGTGGTTACAATACCGGGACCTTCGTCTATAATAGCCGGAGCGAGTATTTCCGGGATGAACCTCAGAAGGATGGCTTATGAAGGCTTTCTTCCCAAGAAAAAAGGGAGACAGACTTTGTTTAACAAGCTGAAAGAAGAGGAAAGAACCATTATAATACTGGAATCTCCAAACAGAATATTGAAAACATTAAAAGACATAAATGAATATCTTGGCAACAGATATGTGGTCATAACCAGAGAGCTGACGAAGATATACGAAGAGGTTATCAGAGGCAATGTGACAGATTTAATATACAGAATTGAGAAAAAGCCTTTGAAAGGGGAAATAGTTTTACTTATAAAATCAAAGAAAGAGGAAGAGGAATGA
- the dxs gene encoding 1-deoxy-D-xylulose-5-phosphate synthase yields MEDLKKMSIKELDTLCQDIRNEIIEVVCKNGGHLGPNLGVVELSVALHYVYNSPEDKVVWDVGHQSYVHKMLTGRRDEFHTIRKRGGLGPFTDPGESIHDQFISGHAGNALSVSAGLAVANPDKNITAVIGDASFANGTTLEALNDINGKLKNLTIVINDNEMSIGENVGAISGILNKVINSHFYLKLRKDLRYALSRYHITKPIVKPTERAEQSLRSIVTPGGFFNILGYDYIGPIDGHNLEKLIKILEENPKDRTRVIHIKTKKGMGYSPAEADPESFHGIGPFDKETGETIGKSQIYSDVFGTKMEEIFAKDSKVIALSSGMIKGTGLKNVWKNYPDRVYDTGMTEGHTVTFAAALAKEGMKPYVAIYSTFLQRAYSHLIHDVAILKLPVRFILDRAGAVADDGKTHQGIFDIAYLLTIPDIDIAAPTSREEFNKILDMSLNINTPLAIRIPKDTPLDYEFPAYEYGKWNKISEGSQCMIIACGAMFSEVMKIKDKLDEKIDAAVVSAAWVRPFDTEFIKREFPKYKKVLILEDGIEKSGFGTEILEYVSDSGIDTRIIRKGIRQKFLPHGKRSELLNDEKLTGESLLEDILTKVLGK; encoded by the coding sequence ATGGAAGATTTGAAAAAAATGAGCATAAAAGAGCTGGACACTTTATGCCAGGATATAAGAAACGAGATTATAGAGGTTGTATGTAAAAACGGCGGGCATCTGGGACCAAATCTCGGAGTGGTGGAACTGAGCGTAGCACTTCACTATGTGTATAATTCACCTGAAGATAAGGTAGTCTGGGATGTGGGACATCAGTCATATGTACATAAGATGCTCACAGGCAGAAGAGATGAGTTTCATACAATAAGAAAAAGAGGGGGACTGGGGCCGTTTACCGACCCGGGTGAGAGTATTCACGACCAGTTTATAAGCGGCCATGCCGGGAATGCTTTGTCTGTATCAGCAGGGCTGGCAGTTGCTAATCCTGATAAAAATATAACAGCAGTTATAGGTGATGCTTCTTTTGCAAACGGGACTACTCTTGAAGCCTTAAATGACATAAATGGTAAATTAAAAAATCTGACAATCGTAATAAATGATAATGAGATGTCAATAGGGGAAAATGTAGGAGCTATATCCGGAATATTGAACAAAGTAATAAACAGTCATTTTTATCTGAAATTACGTAAGGATCTGCGGTATGCACTAAGCAGATATCATATAACCAAACCTATTGTAAAACCGACTGAAAGAGCAGAACAGTCATTAAGATCTATTGTGACTCCAGGCGGATTTTTTAATATACTGGGTTATGACTATATAGGACCTATAGACGGGCATAATCTGGAAAAGCTGATAAAAATTTTAGAGGAAAACCCAAAAGACAGAACAAGGGTTATTCATATAAAAACTAAAAAGGGAATGGGATATTCACCGGCAGAGGCAGATCCTGAGAGTTTTCACGGGATCGGGCCTTTTGACAAAGAGACAGGTGAAACAATAGGAAAATCACAGATTTATTCAGATGTATTCGGAACAAAAATGGAAGAAATTTTTGCCAAAGACAGTAAAGTAATCGCTTTAAGTTCGGGAATGATAAAAGGAACAGGACTGAAAAATGTATGGAAAAATTATCCGGACAGAGTGTATGATACCGGAATGACAGAGGGGCATACTGTGACCTTTGCCGCGGCACTTGCCAAAGAGGGAATGAAACCTTATGTGGCAATATATTCTACATTTTTACAGAGGGCATATTCTCATCTTATACATGATGTGGCAATATTAAAGCTTCCTGTGAGATTTATTTTGGACAGAGCCGGGGCAGTGGCTGATGACGGGAAGACACATCAGGGGATATTTGATATAGCTTATCTGCTTACAATACCTGATATTGATATAGCAGCACCTACATCACGGGAAGAATTCAACAAAATACTGGATATGTCACTAAATATAAATACTCCCCTTGCGATACGTATACCAAAGGATACACCTCTTGACTATGAATTCCCTGCTTATGAATATGGTAAGTGGAATAAAATCAGCGAAGGCAGCCAATGTATGATAATAGCATGCGGGGCAATGTTTTCCGAAGTAATGAAAATAAAAGATAAACTTGATGAAAAAATAGATGCTGCTGTAGTCAGTGCAGCATGGGTAAGACCTTTTGATACGGAATTTATAAAAAGGGAATTTCCTAAGTATAAAAAAGTACTGATTTTGGAAGATGGGATAGAAAAAAGCGGATTTGGTACTGAAATACTTGAATACGTGAGTGATTCAGGCATAGACACCAGAATTATAAGAAAAGGCATAAGACAGAAGTTTTTGCCGCATGGTAAGAGGTCTGAGCTGCTGAATGACGAAAAACTTACAGGAGAATCACTGCTTGAAGATATATTAACAAAGGTGTTGGGAAAATGA
- a CDS encoding contact-dependent growth inhibition system immunity protein — protein MNENYPCLIYFIECYFNWSMDYNDLERLAEKYLEIENDKYISLLKEEIKKLKSLPNSSEILKQIVYDYGSRKLNLEKSMKMLNLLVRVFL, from the coding sequence ATGAACGAAAATTACCCATGTTTAATATATTTTATTGAGTGTTATTTCAATTGGAGCATGGATTACAATGATTTAGAGAGACTCGCAGAAAAATATTTAGAAATAGAAAATGATAAATATATTTCGCTTTTAAAAGAAGAAATAAAAAAGTTGAAAAGTTTGCCTAATTCTTCTGAAATATTAAAACAAATAGTTTATGATTATGGAAGTCGAAAATTGAATTTAGAAAAGTCTATGAAAATGCTCAATCTATTGGTTAGAGTTTTTTTATAA